The Castor canadensis chromosome 8, mCasCan1.hap1v2, whole genome shotgun sequence genome contains a region encoding:
- the Zfp57 gene encoding LOW QUALITY PROTEIN: zinc finger protein 57 homolog (The sequence of the model RefSeq protein was modified relative to this genomic sequence to represent the inferred CDS: inserted 1 base in 1 codon), whose protein sequence is MGLFLSPLGVLRTLVAPAVRGRDARKDLSSCLPEASRPGCGSWMRSGNRMPVTFEDVVVNFTQEEWECLDPSQRTLYQDVMSETLKNLASVDLITKLEQEEGQRRADPCLLNRPCAPSGGEKEEHRKGNLNLRGERTSRSKKVSLAYKGARKSQSPLSALAGSVHKTPVSQASHAEPPFFCQTCDKCFTKRSHLHCNQCGKLFWNPKALSYHRSLYHVERPFCCPLCDKTYCDASGLSRHRRVHLGYRPHSCPVCGKCFRDQSEVKRHLKTHQNQEPVARNQECTVKISGTTVPIAKRQRLIQRLVDVNCASVARTQEPIFRTEGPVTRTQAPIGKNHAPVTKTQSPSNRHSCLDHRSNSSPAKRSRLKVFSCSRCSLTFSKKAYLSSHQKVHLTEQLNSCFHCGKSFSSSSRLVKHQQTHWKQKIYRCPICDLCFGEKEGLLGHWNYYKGKEQYLHGTRKCWVILCEWLSFFHXAPTTGKDWKPGGNRSPRILSPRTGEIREKTCKGSKAKEVVRVLELKQRAFLTKVFLCIWFS, encoded by the exons ATGGGACTATTTCTGAGTCCATTGGGCGTTCTGCGAACATTAGTGGCGCCTGCTGTGCGGGGCAGAGACGCGCGGAAGGACCTTAGCTCTTGCCTGCCGGAAGCCTCCAGGCCGGGGTGCGGGAGCTGGATGCGCAGTGGCAATAGG ATGCCAGTCACCTTTGAGGACGTGGTAGTGAATTTCACCCAGGAAGAATGGGAATGTCTGGATCCCAGTCAGAGGACCCTTTACCAGGATGTTATGTCAGAAACCTTAAAGAACCTGGCATCTGTGG ACCTGATCACCAAACTTGAGCAAGAAGAGGGACAGCGGAGAGCAGATCCCTGCCTCCTAAACAGGCCATGTGCCCCTTCAG GAGGTGAAAAGGAGGAACATCGAAAAGGAAATCTGAATCTGAGAGGTGAGAGGACTAGCCGCAGCAAGAAGGTCTCTCTTGCTTACAAGGGGGCAAGAAAGAGCCAGAGCCCACTCTCTGCTCTAGCTGGGTCTGTGCACAAGACCCCAGTTTCCCAAGCATCCCATGCTGAACCACCCTTTTTCTGCCAAACATGTGACAAATGTTTCACCAAGCGCTCCCACCTACATTGCAACCAGTGTGGGAAGTTGTTTTGGAACCCCAAGGCCCTCAGCTACCATAGAAGTCTGTATCATGTGGAGAGACCTTTTTGTTGCCCACTCTGTGACAAGACCTACTGTGATGCTTCTGGACTGAGCCGTCACCGACGTGTTCATCTGGGCTATCGACCCCATTCATGCCCTGTTTGTGGAAAGTGCTTCCGGGATCAGTCTGAGGTCAAACGTCACCTAAAGACACACCAAAACCAGGAACCAGTGGCTAGGAACCAGGAGTGTACCGTGAAGATTTCAGGCACCACAGTTCCCATTGCTAAGCGCCAGAGGCTCATACAGAGACTTGTAGATGTGAACTGTGCATCAGTGGCCAGGACCCAGGAACCTATATTTAGAACTGAGGGGCCTGTAACCAGGACCCAGGCACCCATAGGTAAGAACCATGCACCTGTGACCAAGACCCAGTCACCCAGCAACAGACACTCCTGCCTTGATCATAGATCCAACTCTTCTCCAGCGAAGCGCTCAAGACTCAAGGTCTTTTCTTGCTCCCGTTGTTCCTTGACTTTTAGCAAGAAGGCCTATCTCTCTAGCCACCAAAAGGTGCACCTCACAGAGCAACTTAACAGCTGCTTCCATTGTGGCAAGTCCTTCTCCTCATCCTCCAGGCTGGTCAAGCACCAGCAGACGCACTGGAAGCAGAAAATCTACCGTTGCCCCATCTGTGACCTCTGCTTTGGAGAGAAGGAGGGCCTTCTGGGTCACTGGAATTACTACAAAGGCAAAGAGCAGTACCTACACGGCACCCGGAAATGCTGGGTGATTCTGTGTGAGTGGCTTAGCTTCTTTC AAGCCCCTACGACTGGGAAGGATTGGAAACCTGGAGGAAATAGATCGCCTAGGATCCTTAGCCCCAGGACAGGGGAGATACGGGAAAAGACATGCAAAGGAAGTAAGGCAAAGGAGGTAGTGAGGGTCCTGGAGCTGAAACAAAGGGCCTTTCTGACTAAGGTCTTTCTTTGTATTTGGTTTTCCTGA